The region CTATAAAATTTACTAGGTGGATTGTCAATATTGTGCTCGTTCTGCTGCTGCATCGCTAGGGTTCACAGCTAAGTATCCCTCTTGCAAACCGGTCTACGCCTTATTCGTGGCCTGCAGGCGCCTTGGTTTGAACAAGGCTTTTGAGGGCGACTGTATCAGAACAGTTCTGGCAGCTTTTTTTATCAAGGCTGTAGTAGAGGCCGAGTGCTTATTAGTCGCAGCGCCAGTTGATGTCGCCGACCATGACGGCGTGCAGGACGGTGCGCATGGCTTCTGCCGCCACCTGGGATGCCATTTTGATGGCCAGCTCGTGCCGCTCGGGGTCTCCTTTCCAGGCTCGGCCGGGGTTACCCTGTGAATCGGCGGCGCCCTCTAGCACATCCAGCACCCAGCGACGGAATTCTTTGGCAACTCCGGTGCGGGAAAACATAGCCAATAGGTGGGCGCCACGCAGGGAGAAGATGCGGGCTTCTTTGCGTAGGTTTCCCGAGGCGGTCAACTTGACCGTCTGGGTCATGCAAGTGCTGAACTCATCAGCATTGCGACGGTAGATTCGGCTGACAGCGTCTTCAGTGGCGTAGCCAAGTGCTTTCGCTATCTGCGCGGCTTGCAGCCAGGGCTGGCCTTCATGATCGATGATGTCGAACTGGGTGCTGTGGAAGGCAAGTGCTTTCATGGCAAATCTCCGTCTTTTTGTGAGACCGCCACCCCTCCGCCAAGAAGGGTGGACGGAACCGTGCAGGTTGGCGGACCGGAAGACGGAACCGGCGAGCCCAAAGGCTCCCATACACGGCCCGCCCATTACTTGGCTTGCCATGTTGCGGACACAAAAAAACCGCTTGTGAGGCGGTGTCCGCCGTCTATTCCGGGCCGCCAAGCCCGTATCGCTGAATTTGCAGCGACCAAGAAAGGCTGCCCGGAACCTGAAAAACTGTCAAGCCGGGAGGCGGGCTTTAGTCACCTGGCCAGCCTCGGTGCGGCTTGCATCGGAGCTTTCAGAGGGCGATTTTTCTGTCTCACAGCCCCAAATGATCTTGAGTAAAAACAACGGCTTATCAGGGCCAAAAAGAAAACTGCGTGAGACAGTAGACAGGGCGTAAGTTGATGATATTATTGCGCTTTCCCGTTGCGGGTGTAGTTCAATGGTAGAACGGCAGCTTCCCAAGCTGCATACGTGGGTTCGATTCCCATCACCCGCTCCATCTTTCTGATCATTCCTGCTTCCAACTCATTACCTTCTTGTACCGAATCGACCGTCCTCAGCCCATCAATTGCTCGATGCGCCGAACTGCGTTGGCACCTGCTTTGGCCGCTTGCACACGCCCATGGCCGGCACAGCGCGCGGCGATTTCCAGCAGGTCTGCTCTGGGCCGTTTGGCTATTTCTGCTGCCATTGCTTCAGGCGGAAGGAAGTTAAGGTCGCCAGCCAGTCGGTAGAGGAGTGCTGGGTCAGTCAGATCCATTGCTGGGATCAGCGTCGGGATCAGGTCCTCGCCTATGTCTGTGCCTATCAAGCCTGCTATCAGCGCACTTAGGCTTGGCTGATCCTGCGACACAGGTGAAAGCAGCAGATGGCCGTCGCTTCCCGCCTGTTGATCCAGTACGAATCCTCTCAGCGTTTTGATTGCCGGGTGAAAGGAAAAGATTTCGGTTTGCTCAACAATAGCGTTCGGCATCAGTAGGGCGCTGGTCGAGGGGCATGCGTTAAGAAACTGGCACTAGGTGTTCAGGGTAGGGATGTCGGTCATAGGAAGGTGCGCCTGGAGTTGGCCGATCAATATTGGCGGGTAAGGCCCTGCGTGTGCAGGGCCTCGTGTGGTCACAGGCCGCGTTAGGTGCCCGGCCAGTAGTAGGAGTCCGGCTGTTCGCGTGAGCCAAAGATGGCTTGGCCGACGCGCACCACAGTGGCGCCTTCTTCGATCGCCAACTCGAAGTCGCCGGACATGCCCATCGACAGCTCATTCAACTCAATGCCCGCCGGTGCACTGTCACGCAGCTGGTCGCGCAGGCCACGCAGCAGTTGGAAGCAGGGACGCACGCGTTCGGCTTCGCTGGAGAATAGCGCCAGCGTCATCAAACCGCGCACACGCAGGGCGCTGAAAGCGGGCAGTTCTTGGATGAAAGCGGCGACATCTTCTGGGGCCAAGCCGTACTTGCTCTGTTCGCCGGACGTGTTCACCTGCACATACACATCCAAGCTGCGGCCGAGCTGCTGCAGCCGGCGGTCGAGGGCCGCCGCTAGGCGCAGGCTGTCGAGGGCTTGGAATTCGCTGGCGAACTGGGCTACGAAGCGCGCTTTGTTGGTTTGTAGGTGACCGATCACTGACCATTCAAGGCCGTCGAGATCATCCAAGGTCTGCCATTTGCCATGGGCTTCCTGGACCTTGTTCTCGCCGAGCAGGCGCATGCCGGCGTCGTAAGCCAGCCGCAGCCGCTCAGCAGGCACTGTTTTGCTCACCGGCAGCAGGCGCACGCTGTCCGGCTCCCGTCCCGCACGGCGCGCCGCGTCCGCAATACGCTGCTGCACCTGGGCCAGGTTGCGTTGCAGGGCTTCGACGGATTCAGCGGGTGCGTACTGCTGGTGGGCGGGTTGCGTTGCCATGGAACCAACTCCTCTGGATAAAGGGCAGGGAAGCGTTCCATGCTAGCCCAGTCGTGACCGTTAAGGTATCGGCTTTAGAGCCCCGCAAATATTCCCTTTTTATGAATTAAATAGACGATCTATTCCATTGATCCGAATGCCTTGCCGAGGCTGCAATAGCTCGCTCCATCAAGCTAGGAGCAAACCGATTGAGCAAGGTAATAAGAGGGCCTTCGGCCACCGCCACGCTGTGGGTGGCGGCGGCAGTGTGTGCGCTGACGGTCTTGGATACCAACCTGGTGGGCATGATTCTGCCGGCACTGGCCACTGATCTGGGGGCCGACTTCGCACAGCTGGAATGGATCGTCAGCAGCTACGTGCTGTGCTTTACCGCGTTGCTGTTGCCGGCCGGGACCTTGGCAGATCGTTATGGGCATCGCAGGGTGCTGGTGGCCGGGCTGTGGGTGTTTGCACTGGCGTCGTTGGCCTGCGGGTTAGCACCGGATGCGGTGGGCCTGTCTTGGGCCCGTGCCGTGCAGGGGGCGGGTGCGGCATTGCTGCTGGCGCCGGCGCTGGCCGCGATCCGTCACCGGTTTACCACACCGGCGGCACAGCGCCACGCTTGGGGGCTGTGGGGCATGGTGATGGGATTGACCATGGTTGCGTCGCCCTGGGTCGGCGCGCTGCTGCAGCACTGGGGTGGTTGGCGCTCGGCGTTTCTGGTGAATGTGCCGGTCTGTAGTGTGCTGCTGATGGCGGTACTACGCGCGTTGCCGCCCGCGCAGCGGCAGCGCCAGGCAGCGCTGGATTGGCGCGGCATGCTGTTATTCAGCGCTGCCATGCTGGCGCTGGTCACGGCGTTAATTGAAGCACCGGTCCACGGCGTGCCAGTGGCGGGGGCGTTGCTGCTGGTGGCGCTGTTGCTGGGCATCATTTTTATACGGGTGGAGCACCGCCATCCGGCGCCGATGCTGATGCTTTCGCTGTTCCGCAGCCCGCGCTTGGTGGCGGCAGTATTAGCGATGGCGGCCTATGCCGGCTGCGCGCAGGTGATGGCATCACTGCTGCCGCTCTATCTGCAAAGTGCCCAGCGGCTGTCGGTGCTGGCCACCGCAGCGATGATGCTGCCGTTTGCACTGTGCATGCTGGTGTTCCCGCTGTTGGGGCGGCGATGGGATCGGGGGCGACTGCCGGGGCAGGGGTTGGCGCGTGGTTTGTGGTGGGTAGCCGCCGGCAATTTGGCGCTGGCCGGGGTGGCGGACGCCTCGCATCCGCTGTGGTTAGTGCTGCCGCTGGCGCTACTCGGCGCCGGCGGTGGTTTGCTCAATGGTGAAACCCAGAATGCAATCCTCAGTGCGGTGCCGGCGGAGCGCGCTGGCATGGCGTCAGGGGTCAGCACCACCGCACGTTTTTCCGGCATCTTGCTGGGCTTTGCAGGCTTGGGCGCGGTGCTGGCCTGGACCCTGAATGCGGTGTTG is a window of Alcanivorax sp. REN37 DNA encoding:
- a CDS encoding BRO-N domain-containing protein, whose amino-acid sequence is MKALAFHSTQFDIIDHEGQPWLQAAQIAKALGYATEDAVSRIYRRNADEFSTCMTQTVKLTASGNLRKEARIFSLRGAHLLAMFSRTGVAKEFRRWVLDVLEGAADSQGNPGRAWKGDPERHELAIKMASQVAAEAMRTVLHAVMVGDINWRCD
- a CDS encoding YggS family pyridoxal phosphate-dependent enzyme; protein product: MATQPAHQQYAPAESVEALQRNLAQVQQRIADAARRAGREPDSVRLLPVSKTVPAERLRLAYDAGMRLLGENKVQEAHGKWQTLDDLDGLEWSVIGHLQTNKARFVAQFASEFQALDSLRLAAALDRRLQQLGRSLDVYVQVNTSGEQSKYGLAPEDVAAFIQELPAFSALRVRGLMTLALFSSEAERVRPCFQLLRGLRDQLRDSAPAGIELNELSMGMSGDFELAIEEGATVVRVGQAIFGSREQPDSYYWPGT
- a CDS encoding MFS transporter, translating into MSKVIRGPSATATLWVAAAVCALTVLDTNLVGMILPALATDLGADFAQLEWIVSSYVLCFTALLLPAGTLADRYGHRRVLVAGLWVFALASLACGLAPDAVGLSWARAVQGAGAALLLAPALAAIRHRFTTPAAQRHAWGLWGMVMGLTMVASPWVGALLQHWGGWRSAFLVNVPVCSVLLMAVLRALPPAQRQRQAALDWRGMLLFSAAMLALVTALIEAPVHGVPVAGALLLVALLLGIIFIRVEHRHPAPMLMLSLFRSPRLVAAVLAMAAYAGCAQVMASLLPLYLQSAQRLSVLATAAMMLPFALCMLVFPLLGRRWDRGRLPGQGLARGLWWVAAGNLALAGVADASHPLWLVLPLALLGAGGGLLNGETQNAILSAVPAERAGMASGVSTTARFSGILLGFAGLGAVLAWTLNAVLPSYSCLAPEALAAADHLAALAGCAPAQWQAADLAARAAQAQGFQAVFLCAAVVAAMAALHVGRVMGSTEPALPGLGRR